A region of Streptomyces sp. TG1A-60 DNA encodes the following proteins:
- a CDS encoding peptidoglycan DD-metalloendopeptidase family protein codes for MPQSKRKVRRLGHRLRTAMLACAAALSLGAAAMSGASASGSASAAGSASADGASVTQAPPPGKPAFQMPFSCQSQWQLNTYDAGHDPALDIVVKGNTGSDGLPVQASAAGTVTATYWDNGSGNTIQVKHAGGWFTAYYHLKDAPDRYVKKGDKVQPSTRIGRIGASGGTSWAHLHYEQRYLATGDFTDERHRKPVHFNGVEYTGVGKQWPSVTSANCGDSAAWKDCPPGSVCFYSGTDGTGSVCRTDSDDPSSACGLRKSFFNNGNVQEGYDHVQVTFVEGGGACLHRGWDEGRGNFASGGRTIDSVRWRGECPA; via the coding sequence ATGCCGCAGAGCAAGAGGAAAGTCCGGCGCCTTGGACACCGGCTGCGTACGGCGATGCTCGCCTGTGCGGCCGCGCTGTCGCTGGGAGCCGCCGCGATGTCCGGCGCTTCGGCTTCCGGTTCCGCTTCGGCTGCTGGTTCCGCCTCCGCCGACGGGGCATCGGTCACGCAGGCGCCGCCCCCGGGCAAGCCCGCCTTCCAGATGCCGTTCTCCTGCCAGAGCCAGTGGCAGCTCAACACCTACGACGCCGGGCACGACCCCGCACTCGACATCGTGGTGAAGGGCAACACCGGATCCGACGGCCTGCCCGTACAGGCGTCCGCCGCGGGGACGGTCACCGCGACCTACTGGGACAACGGCTCGGGGAACACCATTCAGGTCAAGCACGCGGGCGGCTGGTTCACGGCGTACTACCACCTCAAGGACGCCCCCGACCGCTACGTCAAGAAGGGCGACAAGGTCCAGCCCTCGACGCGCATCGGCCGGATCGGCGCCTCCGGCGGCACGAGTTGGGCCCATCTCCACTACGAACAGCGGTACTTGGCGACCGGCGACTTCACCGACGAAAGGCACCGCAAGCCGGTCCACTTCAACGGCGTCGAGTACACGGGCGTCGGCAAGCAGTGGCCGAGCGTGACCAGCGCCAACTGCGGCGACTCCGCCGCCTGGAAGGACTGCCCGCCGGGCTCGGTGTGCTTCTACTCCGGCACTGACGGAACCGGCAGCGTGTGCCGGACCGACAGCGACGACCCCAGCAGCGCGTGCGGTCTGCGCAAGTCGTTCTTCAACAACGGCAACGTTCAGGAGGGCTACGACCACGTCCAGGTCACCTTCGTGGAGGGCGGCGGCGCCTGTCTGCACCGCGGCTGGGACGAGGGCCGGGGAAACTTCGCCTCCGGCGGCCGGACCATCGACTCGGTGCGGTGGCGGGGCGAATGCCCGGCCTGA
- a CDS encoding transposase, with amino-acid sequence MTDPGFDFSVLAKFRARLIEHGMERLVFDRLLEHCRAEGLVAAGGKQRSDSTHVISAVRDLNRLELAGESVRAALEVLAAAAPEWLAGAVDVAELAHRYGPRVDGWKLPASKTERDRLAVVFGQDALMLCRAVRVPGAPPWLAELPAVELLRQVLVQTYCIETGARGREVIRKREAETDGVPPGHIRLASPYDADARWAAKGEELFWLGYKIHLTETCNTPAEAEAEAEAEAEAEAEAEAEAGNGNGNGKRVAAPPNLITDVHTTKATVPDVKATAGIQQRLDERGLRPGEHYLDSGYPSVDLLAAAGRDGTAMVTPLPADNSPQSKAAAGFDKSAFRVDWKARQATCPAGRTSAGWYPVTQHGRPAIVAQFASTDCRACPSRTQCTSSRKVSRILTLRPKELHEIQTASRAEQKTQTWRDKYKLRAGVEGTVNQALDMTGIRRARYRGLAKVRLQHLFSATALNVIRSTPTGAPPRSADPGPADSNALPTCSQPDRRPLGIGQRSLQVRKGARNLVLKEAGEAAQVQHEVFVSDAAMARATAYNPSVITESHIDVVRDGPEPARYTFSAPSAHLRRPPRTAVRLLRPTAEHGSSRAGNALAKN; translated from the coding sequence TTGACCGATCCCGGCTTCGACTTCAGCGTGCTGGCCAAGTTCCGCGCCCGCCTGATCGAGCACGGCATGGAACGCCTGGTCTTCGACCGGCTCCTGGAGCACTGCCGCGCCGAGGGACTCGTTGCGGCCGGTGGCAAGCAGCGCAGCGACTCCACCCATGTCATCAGCGCGGTGCGTGACTTGAACCGGCTGGAGTTGGCGGGCGAGAGCGTGCGCGCCGCGCTGGAGGTGCTGGCCGCAGCCGCGCCCGAGTGGCTGGCCGGCGCGGTGGATGTCGCCGAACTGGCGCACCGCTACGGCCCGCGCGTGGACGGGTGGAAGCTACCGGCCTCGAAGACCGAGCGGGACCGGCTCGCGGTGGTGTTCGGGCAGGACGCGCTGATGCTGTGCCGGGCGGTGCGCGTGCCCGGCGCCCCACCGTGGCTGGCGGAGCTTCCCGCGGTGGAGCTTCTGCGGCAGGTGCTGGTGCAGACCTACTGCATCGAGACCGGCGCGCGGGGACGGGAGGTGATCAGGAAGCGGGAGGCCGAGACAGACGGCGTCCCGCCCGGTCATATCCGCCTGGCCTCTCCCTACGACGCGGATGCGCGGTGGGCGGCCAAGGGCGAGGAGCTGTTCTGGCTGGGCTACAAGATTCATCTGACCGAAACCTGCAACACTCCCGCCGAAGCCGAAGCCGAAGCCGAAGCCGAAGCCGAAGCCGAAGCCGAAGCCGAAGCCGAAGCCGGGAACGGGAACGGGAACGGGAAGCGCGTCGCGGCGCCGCCGAACCTGATCACCGACGTGCACACCACGAAAGCGACGGTGCCGGACGTGAAGGCCACCGCCGGCATCCAGCAGCGCCTGGATGAACGCGGCCTGCGCCCGGGCGAGCACTATCTGGACTCCGGCTACCCGAGTGTGGACCTGCTGGCCGCCGCCGGCAGGGACGGGACCGCGATGGTCACCCCGCTGCCGGCCGACAACTCGCCGCAGTCCAAGGCCGCCGCGGGGTTCGACAAGAGTGCTTTCCGCGTCGACTGGAAGGCGCGTCAGGCCACCTGCCCGGCCGGCCGCACCAGCGCCGGGTGGTATCCGGTCACCCAGCACGGCAGGCCCGCCATCGTCGCCCAGTTCGCCTCCACCGACTGCCGGGCCTGCCCGTCAAGGACGCAGTGCACCTCCTCCCGGAAGGTCAGTCGGATACTCACCCTGCGGCCGAAAGAGCTGCACGAGATCCAGACTGCCTCCCGCGCCGAGCAGAAGACCCAGACCTGGCGGGACAAGTACAAACTGCGCGCCGGGGTCGAGGGCACGGTCAACCAGGCCCTGGACATGACCGGAATCCGCCGCGCCCGCTACCGAGGACTGGCCAAGGTCCGCCTCCAGCACCTCTTCTCCGCCACCGCCCTGAACGTCATCCGCTCGACGCCTACTGGAGCACCACCCCGCTCAGCAGACCCCGGACCAGCAGACTCGAACGCCTTGCCTACATGCTCACAGCCTGACCGGCGACCGCTCGGAATTGGGCAACGGAGTCTTCAAGTGCGTAAAGGCGCGAGGAACCTGGTACTCAAAGAGGCAGGGGAAGCGGCCCAGGTCCAACACGAGGTTTTCGTATCCGATGCGGCGATGGCGCGCGCGACCGCCTACAACCCTTCGGTGATCACCGAGTCCCACATCGACGTGGTCAGAGACGGACCCGAGCCGGCGCGGTACACCTTCAGCGCACCTTCAGCGCACCTTCGGCGCCCCCCACGGACAGCGGTGCGACTGCTCCGACCTACCGCCGAACATGGGTCTTCGCGAGCGGGGAATGCGCTGGCCAAGAACTGA
- a CDS encoding peptidase inhibitor family I36 protein, translated as MRKLGVTIATLALTAVGLGVPATSAQAASGYDRCVRGDVCFFSGSGGSGSMCSWDADDSDWRGGAITCSWSGTTKVRSVYNNGYSGGYDTVKYYRYANYSTYEGCAANGLKHTYSTPKTLRSHKWATSC; from the coding sequence ATGCGCAAACTAGGTGTCACCATCGCCACACTCGCCCTGACGGCCGTCGGCCTGGGCGTCCCGGCCACTTCAGCCCAGGCCGCCAGCGGTTACGACCGCTGTGTGAGGGGCGACGTCTGCTTCTTCTCCGGCAGCGGCGGTAGCGGAAGCATGTGCAGCTGGGACGCCGACGACAGCGACTGGCGGGGCGGTGCCATCACGTGCTCGTGGTCGGGCACCACGAAGGTCAGGTCGGTATACAACAACGGCTACTCGGGAGGCTACGACACCGTCAAGTACTACCGCTACGCCAACTACAGCACCTACGAAGGCTGCGCAGCCAACGGCTTGAAGCACACCTACTCGACCCCGAAGACCCTCCGCTCCCACAAGTGGGCCACCAGCTGCTGA
- a CDS encoding helix-turn-helix domain-containing protein encodes MHIRQQELAERLGLSQSAVSRAIGQLRDKGIISERQRKGTLLIHPLLAGYESLAHMTNHLKAPDTHLWPINFPTGDIRPPRVRDVRTGTDFDPDPDGGEDAPAAEVRPSLRLAG; translated from the coding sequence GTGCACATCCGCCAGCAGGAACTCGCCGAGCGCCTCGGTCTGTCGCAGTCCGCAGTCTCCCGAGCGATCGGGCAGCTCCGCGACAAGGGCATCATCAGCGAACGGCAGCGCAAGGGCACGCTCCTGATCCACCCGCTTCTGGCCGGCTACGAGTCGCTCGCCCACATGACCAACCACCTCAAGGCCCCGGACACGCACCTGTGGCCGATCAACTTCCCCACCGGCGACATCAGGCCCCCGCGGGTACGTGATGTCCGCACCGGCACCGACTTCGACCCCGACCCGGACGGCGGCGAGGACGCACCCGCCGCGGAGGTCAGGCCCTCCCTCCGGCTAGCCGGCTGA
- a CDS encoding IS5 family transposase: protein MTDAEWAEVRAAMPVPAWLLKRGGRPEAYCHRTMLDAVRYLVDNGVKWTALPVDFPYWRAVYDFFRRWRAYDYARELYERLRCSARERAGRNAEPSAGIIDSQSVDASETVGEDSRGYDGGKSRDGRKRHILTDTEGLLLEVTVTTADVHDSKAAPALLETFMQQPGRLLQLVWVDSAYQGPALAKAFARHGVRTEVVRRSDGQRGFVVLARRWVVERTLSWLARSRRLNRDHERRPDHHAQMVWWAAVIRLSRRLAADAPRWPEKRPGRLLRARA from the coding sequence ATGACGGATGCGGAGTGGGCCGAGGTCCGCGCCGCGATGCCGGTGCCGGCCTGGCTCCTGAAGCGGGGCGGGCGTCCGGAGGCGTACTGCCACCGGACAATGCTCGACGCGGTGCGCTACCTGGTCGACAACGGCGTGAAGTGGACGGCTCTGCCGGTCGATTTCCCGTACTGGCGGGCGGTCTACGACTTCTTCCGCCGCTGGCGGGCCTACGACTATGCGCGTGAACTGTACGAACGCCTGCGATGTTCGGCGAGGGAGCGCGCCGGCCGCAACGCCGAGCCCAGTGCGGGCATCATCGACAGTCAGTCGGTGGACGCCTCCGAGACCGTCGGCGAGGACAGCCGCGGATACGACGGCGGCAAGTCACGTGACGGCCGCAAGCGTCACATCCTGACCGACACCGAGGGCCTGCTCCTGGAAGTGACCGTGACCACGGCCGATGTGCACGACTCCAAGGCCGCCCCCGCACTGCTGGAGACGTTCATGCAGCAGCCGGGCCGGCTGCTGCAACTGGTGTGGGTCGACAGCGCCTACCAGGGTCCGGCGCTGGCGAAGGCGTTCGCCCGTCACGGAGTCCGGACCGAGGTCGTGCGCCGCTCCGACGGACAACGCGGATTTGTCGTACTGGCCCGCAGGTGGGTCGTGGAGCGGACGCTGAGCTGGCTGGCCCGCTCACGCCGCCTCAACCGCGACCACGAACGCCGCCCCGACCACCATGCCCAGATGGTGTGGTGGGCCGCCGTGATCAGACTTTCCCGGCGCCTGGCCGCAGACGCTCCGCGCTGGCCGGAGAAGCGTCCCGGCCGACTGCTCCGGGCGCGGGCATGA
- a CDS encoding recombinase family protein, producing MRGTELHPHETHSNRRANARCSTLGQELDSQLDALSKHGIPRDKIFSEKISTRVRVRPKFEEALRTAREVKAHAPHCQVIFTVYEMKRLGRDAAELTALADHLTAHGLVLEMLAGPLPGVYDPTGPGKLLFAFFAAMAETERENIRESTLEGLDTAARKGKHGGRPPVITDDMLHTVLRRRAGGESVEQIQPDLIIPTGKRKGQNPSVASIYRALAEHAKREAYPEAVEQAHADFTALQVGEVPGPRPATPDRASL from the coding sequence ATACGAGGGACAGAACTTCACCCTCACGAGACACACTCAAACCGCAGAGCTAACGCGCGGTGCTCGACCCTCGGGCAGGAACTCGACTCCCAGCTCGACGCGCTCAGCAAGCACGGCATCCCGAGAGACAAGATCTTCAGCGAGAAGATCAGCACCCGGGTGCGGGTCCGCCCGAAGTTCGAGGAGGCACTGAGGACGGCGCGGGAGGTCAAGGCGCACGCCCCGCACTGCCAGGTCATCTTCACCGTGTACGAGATGAAGCGGCTCGGCCGCGACGCCGCCGAACTCACCGCGCTCGCCGACCACCTAACCGCCCACGGCCTGGTCCTGGAGATGCTCGCCGGGCCCCTGCCCGGCGTCTACGACCCCACCGGCCCGGGGAAGCTGCTGTTCGCATTCTTCGCGGCGATGGCGGAGACCGAGCGGGAGAACATCCGCGAGTCGACCCTGGAAGGGCTCGACACCGCGGCACGCAAGGGCAAGCACGGCGGCCGGCCCCCGGTCATCACCGACGACATGCTCCACACCGTGCTCCGGCGCCGCGCGGGCGGCGAGTCCGTCGAGCAGATCCAGCCCGACCTGATCATCCCCACCGGCAAACGCAAGGGCCAGAACCCCTCGGTGGCGAGCATCTATCGGGCGCTGGCCGAGCACGCCAAGCGCGAGGCGTACCCCGAAGCCGTCGAACAGGCCCACGCCGACTTCACAGCCCTCCAGGTCGGCGAAGTCCCCGGACCTCGCCCCGCTACCCCTGACCGAGCGTCACTATGA
- a CDS encoding site-specific integrase has product MILHYFSSAGWEEWGLHDRPVIREAMPVLIDEDLCFEDAAGPRPTMMMNLWLRELPVSGAPSPKSWRTYAQALKGWAEFLDARRISVFAERQRLRDALSMYAEYRLSGPLEVRLSPASWNLAVKTLSSFYQWAAAEEYAPTVPFSYMRQSMTRPDGARVEVARNLATVRTGNAHATRKYLERPYAELLMHALAGNDPAGERDVSFRGRETGRNAAVIGLALSSGLRSQEFTHLTVYEVPPLPRRRTAVPVPLVLAAPTAKGRKGRSTWIGYEDLARVHDYIGWERAAASEGSRWRPRAPLFVEAPTHDGALINGTRRRWHTLTPAERLRLVAPGGGSALLAVQAGGKPFVDWATVLRRTAQRIRDRYEPSFPHVHPHVTRHTFAMATLERLVRGYYQQAAQLVVDTGGDDALALYLTKADPLLVLRDLLGHTSAATTQAYLHLLDTQRIYRDAHATAGGALAVDAAAVAEFEGEV; this is encoded by the coding sequence GTGATCCTTCACTACTTCAGTTCCGCCGGGTGGGAAGAGTGGGGCCTGCACGACCGGCCCGTCATCCGGGAGGCCATGCCCGTCCTTATCGACGAGGACCTCTGCTTCGAGGACGCCGCAGGCCCGCGTCCGACGATGATGATGAACCTGTGGCTCCGGGAGTTACCGGTCAGCGGGGCGCCGTCACCGAAGTCCTGGCGGACGTACGCCCAGGCGCTCAAGGGCTGGGCCGAGTTCCTCGACGCCCGCCGGATCTCTGTCTTCGCCGAGCGGCAGCGGCTTCGGGATGCGTTGTCGATGTACGCCGAGTACCGGCTGTCCGGTCCGCTGGAGGTGAGGCTGAGCCCGGCGAGCTGGAATCTGGCGGTCAAGACGCTCTCGTCCTTCTACCAGTGGGCGGCGGCCGAGGAGTACGCGCCGACGGTCCCGTTCTCCTACATGCGGCAGTCGATGACGCGCCCGGACGGTGCGCGGGTGGAGGTGGCCAGGAATCTGGCGACGGTGCGTACAGGAAACGCGCACGCGACGCGGAAGTACCTGGAGAGGCCGTACGCCGAGCTGCTGATGCACGCGTTGGCGGGCAACGACCCGGCGGGCGAGCGGGATGTCTCGTTTCGGGGGCGGGAGACCGGCCGCAACGCGGCCGTGATCGGCCTGGCGCTGTCCAGCGGGCTGCGGTCGCAGGAGTTCACGCATCTGACGGTCTACGAGGTGCCGCCGCTGCCGCGCCGCCGCACGGCGGTGCCGGTGCCGCTGGTGCTCGCCGCGCCGACGGCGAAGGGCAGGAAGGGCCGGTCGACGTGGATCGGGTACGAGGACCTGGCTCGGGTCCACGACTACATCGGCTGGGAGCGGGCCGCAGCGTCGGAGGGCTCGCGCTGGCGGCCCCGTGCCCCGCTGTTCGTCGAGGCCCCGACGCACGACGGCGCGCTGATCAACGGAACGCGCCGGCGCTGGCACACCCTCACCCCGGCCGAGCGGCTGCGGCTGGTGGCACCCGGCGGAGGCAGCGCGCTGCTGGCGGTGCAGGCCGGCGGGAAGCCGTTCGTCGACTGGGCGACCGTCCTGCGCCGGACCGCGCAGCGGATCCGGGACCGCTACGAGCCGTCCTTCCCGCATGTCCATCCCCATGTCACCAGGCACACCTTCGCCATGGCCACGCTGGAGAGGCTGGTGCGCGGCTACTACCAGCAGGCCGCCCAGCTCGTCGTGGACACGGGCGGCGACGACGCCTTGGCGCTCTATCTGACCAAGGCCGATCCGCTGCTGGTGCTGCGCGATTTGTTGGGGCATACCAGTGCCGCCACCACTCAGGCGTATCTGCATCTGCTCGACACCCAGCGGATCTACCGGGACGCCCACGCGACCGCCGGAGGAGCCTTGGCCGTGGATGCCGCCGCGGTCGCCGAGTTCGAGGGCGAGGTCTGA